The following coding sequences are from one Leishmania braziliensis MHOM/BR/75/M2904 complete genome, chromosome 36 window:
- the RPT6 gene encoding proteasome regulatory ATPase subunit codes for MLADVAAPSSSLTAPVSNTAVSDYFLQKIHELRATQKRTLDNFQRLEAQRNDLNRRVRHLKEEVQMLQESGSLVVDVVRVMGKNKVLVKADSGQGKMVVDVDKTVDFKELTPNARVALRSGTSAIHYILPTKVDPLVSLMKVEKAGKESTYDEIGGLSRQVKEIKEVIELPVKHPKLFEALGIEQPKGVLLYGPPGTGKTLLARAVAHHTECTFIRVSGAELVQKYIGEGARMVRELFVMAREHSPSIIFMDEIDSIGSSRLESGENGDSEVQRTMLELLNQLDGFEASKNIKVIMATNRMDILDEALLRPGRIDRKIEFPAPDEAARFEILKIHSRKMNLTRGIDLKDIAKKTSNCSGAELKAVCTEAGMFALRERRVHITHEDFVLAVAKVMHKDQDKNVSLKKMWK; via the coding sequence ATGCTCGCTGACGTTGCCGCGCCATCCTCGTCGTTAACAGCGCCGGTGAGCAACACCGCCGTCTCTGACTACTTTCTGCAAAAAATACACGAGCTGCGCGCAACGCAGAAGCGCACCCTCGATAACTTTCAGCGTCTCGAGGCCCAGCGCAATGACCTTAACCGCCGCGTTCGCCACCTTaaagaggaggtgcagaTGCTCCAGGAGTCAGGCTCCCTCGTCGTGGATGTTGTCAGGGTAATGGGCAAGAACAAGGTGCTCGTAAAGGCGGACTCTGGTCAGGGAAAGATGGTGGTGGATGTGGACAAGACGGTGGACTTCAAGGAATTGACCCCTAATGCTCGCGTTGCCCTGCGCAGCGGGACCTCGGCAATCCACTACATTCTGCCCACCAAGGTGGACCCACTCGTATCGCTCatgaaggtggagaaggcagGCAAGGAGTCCACTTATGACGAGATCGGCGGGCTGTCCCGCCAGGTGAAGGAGATCAAGGAGGTGATTGAGCTCCCTGTGAAGCACCCAAAGCTGTTCGAGGCTCTCGGAATTGAACAACCGAAGGGTGTGTTGTTGTATGGCCCGCCTGGAACCGGTAAGACACTGCTTGCGCGCGCTGTGGCACACCACACCGAGTGCACGTTTATCCGTGTTAGCGGtgcggagctggtgcagAAGTACATTGGTGAAGGTGCACGCATGGTGCGCGAGTTGTTCGTTATGGCGCGCGAGCACAGCCCCTCAATCATTTTCATGGATGAAATCGACTCCATTGGCTCCTCGCGCTTGGAGTCAGGCGAGAACGGTGATAGCGAAGTGCAACGTACCATGCTTGAGCTGCTGAACCAGCTGGACGGCTTCGAGGCCTCCAAGAACATCAAGGTGATTATGGCAACTAACCGCATGGACATCCTtgacgaggcgctgctgcgtcctGGTCGCATTGACCGTAAGATTGAGTTCCCTGCCCCAGACGAAGCGGCCCGTTTTGAGATTCTCAAGATTCACTCGCGCAAGATGAATCTGACGCGCGGCATCGACCTCAAGGACATTGCCAAGAAGACGTCCAACTGCTCTGGCGCTGAGCTGAAGGCGGTGTGCACGGAAGCGGGCATGTTTGCCCTACGCGAGCGCCGCGTGCACATCACGCACGAGGACTTTGTGCTCGCCGTTGCGAAAGTGATGCACAAAGACCAGGACAAAAATGTGTCTTTGAAGAAGATGTGGAAGTAG